A window from Limanda limanda chromosome 14, fLimLim1.1, whole genome shotgun sequence encodes these proteins:
- the smg8 gene encoding nonsense-mediated mRNA decay factor SMG8: MREANMAEPVSVGALLQSELVEDVLYREEGLCVVGIFGKSNMQLGPLKESLVNNLADKHLFALFGGPGDGGTADSHIQAFYNQEDRVLYLLLSSGCDSRQLLRACHTLSAGAGHSDAHDFWKGLEKQHCLHLLYMFSVCHVLLLVHPNHTFDVTYDRFFRALDALRQKVLPMIRAAIKDCPVSKEWKLNCRPCPPRLLFVFQMNGTLKVSANGSESGGNPDKPKKHSPRRRLQHALEDQIYRIFRKSRVLTNQSSNCLFTVPANQAFVYVIPATDEDPVGTLLAQLRSNCILCEPETPPVVVRGPRRYQQMRRSARQASFSTDSVIAPLGGQLVDCSLKEFLWQHVELVLTKKGFDDSVGRNPQPSHFELPTYSKWVQVASRLHHVLITTTEEEMAELSTKVQSQLKVLEGFLEADTKFSEIRCQKALPLAHSAYQSNLPHNYTTTVHKNQLALALRVYSQHARGVAFQRYALQLHEDCYKFWSNGHQLCEERSLTDQHCVHKFHLLPQPGEKPDIDRNPPILNHNSRGRSTSSCNCGRKQAPREDPFDVQGANYDFFQILEEKCCGKLERIEFPVFQPSTPDPAPAPNQTQPPPSEPSESGEAEKVKEQEPSTTQSHTPADTSLSLALSLGQSSDSLGTYGEGDGTETQAQPKRPSLVDRQPSTVEYLPGMMHSGCSKGLLPKFSSWSLVKLGTAKSYNCHTGLEQPGFLPGSSFLLPWDLVIRSRSEEDTGLTETLDGGTSSWPAPNKNLVGKRGSTGGLGRSRRRDDMARAFVGFEYEDSRGRRFISSGPDKIVKVLGPGGAKDPATRVLNTDMPLYIPSPSQGRGLKSHYAQLARLFIVVPDAPLEVTLNPQVQPSLPPGPVFHPEQTEIVLPSDSLWVLRFPFSYATDHGPCYPPKENQPLNNYKVLRGILKATTANPPPQ, encoded by the exons ATGAGAGAGGCCAACATGGCTGAACCTGTGAGTGTCGGGGCTCTGCTCCAGTCAGAGCTGGTGGAGGACGTCTTGTACCGGGAGGAAGGCTTGTGTGTTGTCGGTATTTTCGGTAAAAGCAACATGCAGCTCGGGCCGCTGAAGGAGTCTCTGGTCAACAACCTGGCGGACAAACACCTGTTCGCGCTGTTCGGCGGCCCGGGGGACGGCGGCACGGCGGACAGCCACATCCAGGCCTTCTACAACCAGGAGGACCGGGTGCTGTACCTGCTGCTCTCCTCCGGCTGCGACAGCCGCCAGCTGCTGCGGGCCTGTCACACCCTCAGTGCCGGGGCCGGGCACTCCGACGCCCATGACTTCTGGAAAGGCCTGGAGAAGCAGCACTGCCTCCACCTGCTCTACATGTTCTCCGTGTGCCACGTCCTCCTGCTCGTCCATCCCAACCACACCTTCGACGTGACCTACGACCGCTTCTTCCGAGCCCTGGACGCCCTGCGGCAGAAGGTGCTGCCCATGATCAGAGCTGCCATCAAAGACTGTCCGGTGTCCAAGGAGTGGAAGCTGAACTGTCGGCCCTGCCCTCCGCGCCTGCTCTTCGTCTTCCAGATGAACGGAACCCTGAAG GTTTCTGCCAATGGTTCTGAGTCTGGAGGAAACCCAGACAAACCCAAAAAGCACTCCcccaggaggaggctgcagcatgCACTGGAGGACCAGATCTATCGCATCTTCCGTAAAAGCAGAGTCCTCACAAACCAAAGTAGCAACTGTTTGTTCACCGTGCCCGCCAACCAAGCCTTTGTGTATGTGATACCAGCCACGGACGAGGACCCCGTGGGAACATTGCTTGCTCAGCTGCGGTCAAACTGCATCTTGTGTGAGCCAGAAACCCCCCCGGTGGTGGTGAGGGGGCCGAGGCGTTATCAGCAGATGCGACGATCGGCTCGGCAGGCCAGCTTCAGCACCGACTCTGTCATCGCGCCGTTGGGCGGTCAGCTGGTGGACTGTAGCTTGAAGGAGTTCCTCTGGCAGCATGTAGAGCTCGTGCTGACCAAGAAAGGCTTCGATGACAGTGTCGGTCGCAACCCACAGCCCTCGCACTTTGAGCTGCCCACCTACTCCAAGTGGGTCCAGGTGGCCTCCAGACTCCACCATGTCCTTATTaccaccacagaagaagaaatggcTGAACTCTCTACGAAAGTGCAAAGCCAGCTGAAGGTTTTGGAGGGTTTTCTTGAAGCTGACACAAAGTTTTCGGAGATCAGGTGTCAGAAAGCCCTGCCACTGGCTCACAGCGCTTACCAGTCCAACCTTCCCCATAATTACACCACTACAGTGCACAAGAACCAGCTGGCACTGGCTCTGCGGGTGTACAGCCAGCACGCTCGCGGCGTGGCGTTTCAGCGCTACGCTCTGCAGCTTCATGAGGACTGCTACAAGTTCTGGAGCAACGGCCACCAGCTGTGTGAGGAGCGAAGCCTGACTGACCAGCACTGTGTTCACAAGTTCCACCTGCTGCCTCAGCCAG gagagaaaccggaTATAGATCGCAACCCCCCCATACTGAACCACAACAGCAGGGGgcgctccaccagctcctgcaaCTGTGGCAGGAAACAGGCTCCTCGTGAGGATCCGTTTGACGTCCAGGGTGCCAATTATGACTTCTTCCAG ATTCTGGAGGAGAAATGTTGTGGCAAGCTGGAGAGGATCGAGTTTCCAGTATTCCAGCCCAGCACTCCTGACCCAGCCCCAGCCCCGAACCAGACTCAGCCACCGCCAAGTGAGCCCTCGGAGTCTGGTGAGGCTGAGAAGGTGAAGGAGCAGGAGCCGAGCACTACACAGAGTCACACGCCCGCAGACACCAGCCTCAGCCTGGCCCTCAGTCTCGGACAGTCCTCGGACAGTCTGGGTACCTATGGTGAAGGAGACGGAACCGAAACCCAAGCTCAGCCGAAGAGGCCGAGCCTGGTAGACCGACAGCCCTCCACTGTGGAGTACCTCCCTGGCATGATGCACTCGGGCTGCTCGAAGGGTCTGCTCCCCAAGTTCTCCAGCTGGTCCCTGGTCAAACTGGGAACGGCAAAGTCCTACAACTGCCACACGGGTCTGGAACAGCCAGGCTTCCTCCCcggctcctccttcctcttgcCGTGGGACTTGGTCATTCGCTCCCGGTCAGAGGAGGATACGGGACTGACGGAGACTTTGGATGGAGGCACCTCTTCGTGGCCAGCCCCTAACAAGAACCTGGTGGGAAAGCGAGGGAGCACTGGAGGCCTGGGTAGGAGTCGCAGGAGGGATGATATGGCTCGAGCCTTTGTGGGGTTTGAGTATGAAGACAGCAGGGGAAGACGCTTCATTAGCTCCGGGCCTGATAAGATAGTAAAGGTGCTGGGGCCAGGGGGCGCCAAAGATCCCGCCACCAGGGTGCTCAACACAGACATGCCGTTGTACATCCCTTCGCCTTCCCAGGGCCGCGGTCTGAAGTCTCACTATGCCCAGCTGGCTCGCCTTTTTATTGTGGTGCCTGATGCTCCGCTGGAGGTTACACTCAACCCACAG GTACAGCCCAGTCTCCCTCCCGGCCCAGTTTTCCATCCAGAGCAGACGGAGATAGTGTTGCCCTCCGACAGTCTTTGGGTGCTGCGGTTCCCATTTTCCTACGCAACAGACCACGGCCCCTGCTACCCACCCAAAGAGAACCAGCCTCTCAACAACTACAAGGTGCTGCGAGGCATCCTGAAGGCCACCACTGCTAACCCGCCACCACAGTAA